A stretch of the Methanomicrobia archaeon genome encodes the following:
- a CDS encoding glycosyltransferase: MTEVSVVIPTKNEEESIGICIEKIQEVFRERQLDGEIIVADNSTDSTPELARTLGAKVVVPDRPGYGYAYRFGFEHATGDYLIMGDGDNTYDFNDIPRLLEPLKRGEADLVMGSRFKGEIKSGAMPWLHRYIGNPLLTWCVNKTNKAQISDCHSGFRAFTRAAYERMALKTDGMEFASEMVMRALLTGLRVTELPITYYPRAKGSAPNLSSFSDGWRHLKFILLNAPDMLFFWPGTVLFALGLLLVILIWAPFNIWELPLGFHAMIAACLFAFVGYQILFLGLFAKIYTIKHGLRNPDRTSKVIAQHLSLERGVLAGLVLFLLGFVVTLYLLWNWVESGYLAVPLVDQTIAAFTLLVVGIQTIFSSLFLSIIAGGEGM, encoded by the coding sequence ATGACCGAAGTATCCGTGGTAATACCAACGAAGAATGAAGAGGAATCGATCGGCATCTGCATCGAGAAGATACAGGAGGTATTCCGCGAGCGTCAGCTCGACGGTGAGATCATCGTTGCAGACAACTCGACCGATAGCACGCCGGAACTAGCAAGAACGCTGGGCGCGAAAGTCGTCGTGCCCGATAGACCGGGCTATGGCTATGCGTACCGGTTCGGTTTCGAGCATGCAACAGGCGATTACCTCATAATGGGCGACGGCGATAACACGTACGATTTTAACGATATCCCGCGGTTGTTAGAGCCTTTGAAGCGCGGAGAGGCCGATCTGGTAATGGGAAGCCGATTCAAGGGCGAGATCAAGAGCGGGGCGATGCCTTGGCTGCACCGGTACATCGGCAATCCATTGCTTACTTGGTGCGTGAATAAAACGAATAAGGCGCAGATCAGCGATTGCCATTCGGGCTTTCGCGCATTCACCCGAGCAGCATACGAACGTATGGCGTTGAAGACGGATGGTATGGAGTTTGCCTCGGAGATGGTTATGCGAGCCTTGCTGACGGGTTTACGGGTTACCGAACTACCGATTACCTATTATCCGCGCGCGAAAGGTTCAGCGCCTAATTTAAGCTCTTTTTCTGATGGCTGGCGGCATCTCAAGTTCATCCTCTTGAATGCACCGGATATGCTCTTTTTCTGGCCCGGTACTGTTTTATTTGCTCTTGGGTTACTCCTGGTCATTTTGATCTGGGCGCCATTTAACATTTGGGAGCTGCCGTTAGGCTTTCATGCGATGATTGCTGCGTGTTTATTTGCGTTCGTCGGTTACCAGATCCTCTTTTTGGGCTTGTTCGCCAAGATCTACACGATCAAGCACGGTCTTCGGAATCCCGATAGAACCTCGAAGGTAATCGCGCAGCATTTGTCTTTGGAGCGTGGCGTACTCGCAGGACTCGTGCTATTCCTCCTGGGGTTTGTGGTGACGCTCTATCTGCTCTGGAACTGGGTCGAAAGCGGGTACCTGGCGGTGCCGCTGGTGGATCAGACTATCGCAGCGTTTACCTTGCTGGTGGTGGGCATCCAAACGATTTTTTCCTCGCTTTTCCTCAGCATAATCGCTGGCGGCGAGGGCATGTGA
- a CDS encoding glycosyltransferase — MSAMVKGVSIVIPTKNSGAVLDKCLASIASQNYPKGEYEVIIVDGHSSDETVEIAGRYGCTVVYEDEGTIGGARNVGVAYSKGAYIVFTDADCVVAGDWLSNLVREFSDETIASVGGPNTTPDDDTAFARSVGAVLRFLSNPGPRYGFDADKVGEIYHNPTCNSAYRRSIFEAAGGFNSRLITCDDEELDYRIRARGYTILYTPDARVFHYRRPTWKSFMEMAYRYGIGRMQAIKLHWRTGKWYHFTPSVIIAVIAVLLVLSFTDFTYFWGAVALLIGGGVGISLMSLYLGVKTKLRSFLTYWALIAIWFWGYGVGMLRGLTK, encoded by the coding sequence GTGAGCGCGATGGTAAAAGGCGTTTCAATCGTCATTCCAACGAAGAACTCAGGCGCGGTACTCGATAAGTGCCTCGCATCAATTGCGAGCCAGAATTATCCGAAGGGGGAGTACGAAGTCATCATCGTGGATGGGCATTCGAGTGATGAGACCGTGGAGATCGCCGGGAGGTATGGCTGTACCGTGGTGTATGAAGATGAAGGAACGATCGGTGGAGCACGGAATGTGGGAGTTGCGTATTCAAAAGGAGCTTATATCGTGTTCACCGATGCGGATTGTGTGGTTGCCGGAGATTGGCTCTCGAATCTTGTCAGGGAGTTTAGTGATGAGACGATTGCCTCGGTCGGCGGTCCGAACACAACGCCGGACGATGATACGGCGTTTGCGCGTAGCGTCGGAGCAGTTTTACGATTCTTGAGTAATCCCGGGCCGAGATATGGATTCGATGCGGATAAAGTTGGGGAGATATACCATAATCCAACCTGTAACAGTGCGTACAGGAGGAGTATCTTTGAGGCGGCAGGTGGATTTAATTCAAGGCTCATTACCTGTGACGACGAGGAGCTTGACTACAGGATAAGAGCGCGGGGTTACACAATTTTGTACACACCAGACGCACGAGTGTTTCATTATCGGAGACCAACCTGGAAGAGCTTTATGGAGATGGCTTACCGGTACGGCATAGGGCGCATGCAGGCGATTAAACTGCATTGGCGGACGGGAAAATGGTATCACTTCACACCGTCTGTGATCATCGCAGTAATTGCCGTGCTCTTAGTGCTGTCTTTCACGGATTTTACGTATTTCTGGGGTGCCGTGGCACTATTGATTGGCGGTGGTGTAGGGATCAGTCTGATGAGCCTGTATCTCGGCGTGAAGACGAAGCTGCGCTCTTTCTTAACCTACTGGGCCTTGATCGCGATTTGGTTCTGGGGGTATGGCGTGGGGATGCTTAGAGGATTGACAAAATGA
- a CDS encoding FkbM family methyltransferase, producing the protein MKVLLRGIIKALGKAGLIHIFFPVGTKIAKVLLPKEGMISVGKYKMLIEPRKDLGLYFGYEGVEPGVISLLQKLVKAGDVFIDVGAYKGYYSLMASELVEGGGKVIAFEPEQRAFQVLVKNIELNELSNNIIAMNVALSDFDGESYFVESSMGGHFGSGSQTVKVRTIDSVVNQLNATPSMAKLDVEGAEFSVLKGGLNVLTHYHPKLLIEVHTTADFKLFDFLISLGYNISLVDDEGELLFLGVEEIKRKCIERRSTKYGTRMNQHVYCEKCDAK; encoded by the coding sequence ATGAAGGTTTTATTGAGAGGGATCATAAAGGCATTAGGCAAAGCAGGATTAATACACATATTCTTTCCTGTCGGGACAAAAATTGCAAAAGTTCTGCTACCTAAAGAAGGTATGATAAGTGTTGGAAAGTACAAAATGTTAATTGAGCCAAGAAAGGATTTGGGTTTGTATTTTGGATATGAGGGCGTCGAGCCTGGAGTGATTTCCTTATTACAAAAATTGGTGAAGGCTGGGGATGTATTCATTGATGTCGGTGCTTATAAAGGGTATTACTCTCTGATGGCTTCTGAATTGGTTGAGGGGGGCGGTAAAGTGATTGCTTTCGAACCAGAGCAAAGAGCTTTTCAAGTGTTAGTTAAGAACATAGAACTCAATGAACTCTCTAATAACATTATAGCTATGAATGTGGCATTATCTGATTTTGATGGGGAGAGCTATTTTGTGGAAAGTAGTATGGGTGGCCATTTTGGTAGCGGTAGTCAAACTGTAAAGGTAAGAACTATTGACAGTGTTGTGAATCAATTAAATGCTACACCGAGTATGGCGAAGCTAGATGTTGAGGGTGCTGAATTTTCTGTTCTCAAAGGAGGTTTGAATGTTCTTACACACTATCATCCGAAGTTACTCATAGAAGTTCATACGACTGCAGATTTTAAGCTATTTGATTTTTTAATTTCATTGGGTTACAACATTAGTCTGGTAGATGATGAAGGAGAACTCTTATTCTTAGGTGTGGAGGAGATAAAGAGAAAATGTATAGAAAGGCGGTCGACCAAATACGGGACGAGGATGAATCAGCATGTATACTGCGAAAAATGTGATGCGAAATGA
- a CDS encoding radical SAM protein, translating to MRVYLLNPPYLPHFGRGMRWQDTGRGGTLYYPIWLSYATALVEQAHETRLVDAPAWNWDREAVITDVNRFKPDLIVIDSSFPSLQNDIDIAGALKKITGSCIVLVGPPASQFPDEILDNNGIDIVARFEYDYTIKELADTVENGTKLAGVQGISYKENNGRIRHNPDRGFTASEDLDRIPFVSNVYKNHLNIEDYFLGSSLYPEVQIFTGRGCPYQCTFCSWPQTLMGRQYRVRSIPNVLDELAWIEDNLPEVKEVFFEDDTFTINRSLEKKNRVLAFCNEYKERGLNITWACNARVGLDYETMRAMKRAHCRLVIVGYESGSDEILKNIKKGITVEQIKRFAKDARAAGLLVHADFIIGLPGETKATIEETRTLIRETRPELLQVAVASPFPGTEFYTWCKANGYLTTDDPGGYLDEHGHQKAIVSYPLLSNEEITDAVDELLKQYYLSFRYVPLAVRQVLRRNGLAEARRLWHSAKMFMKYVRGRA from the coding sequence ATGAGAGTGTACCTCTTAAATCCGCCGTATTTGCCGCATTTCGGGCGAGGGATGCGATGGCAAGATACTGGCAGAGGCGGGACATTATATTATCCCATTTGGTTATCCTATGCCACCGCTCTTGTTGAGCAGGCACACGAAACGAGGTTGGTGGATGCTCCGGCATGGAATTGGGATCGAGAAGCGGTTATAACAGATGTTAATCGGTTTAAGCCGGATTTGATTGTTATCGATAGCAGCTTTCCAAGTTTACAAAATGATATTGACATTGCAGGAGCGCTGAAGAAGATTACCGGGAGTTGTATTGTTCTCGTTGGCCCTCCCGCCTCGCAATTCCCGGATGAGATTTTAGATAATAACGGTATAGACATAGTAGCGCGATTTGAGTACGATTACACCATAAAAGAGCTCGCAGATACTGTAGAGAACGGTACCAAGCTTGCGGGGGTACAGGGGATATCCTACAAAGAGAACAACGGAAGGATACGACATAATCCAGACAGAGGATTTACCGCTTCAGAGGATCTGGACCGGATTCCGTTTGTCTCTAACGTTTACAAGAACCACTTGAACATCGAGGATTACTTTTTGGGTAGCTCGCTGTATCCAGAAGTGCAAATCTTCACGGGCCGGGGCTGTCCTTATCAGTGCACGTTCTGCTCATGGCCGCAGACGTTGATGGGACGGCAGTACCGGGTGCGAAGTATCCCGAACGTTTTGGATGAGTTGGCATGGATAGAAGATAACTTACCGGAAGTCAAGGAGGTTTTTTTCGAGGATGATACGTTCACGATAAACCGTTCTTTAGAAAAGAAGAACAGAGTTTTGGCGTTTTGCAACGAGTATAAAGAACGAGGTTTGAACATAACCTGGGCGTGCAATGCGCGGGTTGGTCTGGATTATGAAACGATGAGGGCGATGAAGCGAGCACATTGTCGTTTAGTGATTGTGGGATACGAGTCCGGCAGCGATGAGATCCTCAAGAATATTAAGAAGGGAATTACCGTCGAGCAGATAAAGCGATTTGCAAAGGACGCGCGAGCGGCAGGCTTGCTAGTGCACGCCGATTTTATCATTGGCCTGCCGGGCGAGACGAAAGCGACGATAGAAGAGACGAGAACGCTGATAAGGGAAACGAGGCCGGAGCTCTTGCAAGTCGCGGTTGCGTCTCCATTTCCGGGAACCGAGTTCTATACGTGGTGTAAGGCGAACGGCTATTTGACAACGGACGATCCCGGAGGGTATTTAGATGAGCACGGGCATCAAAAGGCTATCGTTTCGTATCCCCTGTTGTCGAATGAGGAGATAACGGACGCGGTGGATGAGCTCCTGAAGCAGTATTACCTCTCTTTTCGATACGTCCCGCTTGCGGTGCGGCAGGTTCTGAGGCGGAATGGACTTGCGGAAGCGAGACGACTGTGGCATTCGGCGAAAATGTTTATGAAGTACGTTAGGGGGAGAGCATGA
- a CDS encoding glycosyltransferase family 4 protein, which translates to MRIVHLFDDYGTPGERALAGEGSVSSVVYYLARCSAAKGHEVTVLERDHGTLPSEELIDGVRYVRFHANELPAAPYALIKSPLGLVRLIRDGFAVAAKTNRYLKENEFDIVHVHFPFAACILVLLNRRLRKKIVYTAHIGEEKTRFGLDFSVSLVLKLFSPDLFVMRRVRRSVVLNEPLWAKLVERGIAAEQLKVIPNGVMLADFNVNEAEVERVRTKYGLDRRPTVLFAGTITPRKGVEYLLRAAELLQNEDVLFLVVGNTNLDSDYAERMRAYAQERKLEAKFTGFVPYADLKALYAACAVFVLPSLEEGFGVVLTEALAAGKPVVGTNVGGIPAQIRDGWNGFLIESANAQQLAEKLRYLIDHPEERKGMGDNSRKLAEEEFDWRQIAERYLRVYAEIV; encoded by the coding sequence ATGAGGATCGTGCACCTCTTTGACGATTATGGCACGCCGGGCGAGCGAGCCCTGGCAGGTGAAGGGTCCGTCTCTTCTGTGGTGTATTATCTGGCGAGGTGTAGTGCAGCAAAGGGGCACGAGGTGACGGTATTGGAGCGCGACCACGGAACACTGCCGAGCGAAGAGCTTATCGATGGCGTCCGCTACGTGCGGTTTCATGCGAATGAGCTGCCGGCAGCGCCTTATGCACTTATTAAAAGCCCTTTGGGCTTGGTACGGCTTATTCGAGACGGATTTGCGGTCGCTGCCAAAACAAACCGATATCTAAAGGAGAACGAATTTGATATTGTTCATGTTCACTTTCCCTTTGCTGCCTGTATACTCGTGCTGCTGAACAGGAGACTTAGAAAAAAGATAGTGTATACCGCGCACATCGGAGAAGAGAAGACGCGATTCGGTCTGGATTTCTCAGTATCCCTAGTGTTAAAGCTCTTTTCACCGGATTTGTTTGTGATGAGACGAGTGCGGAGAAGCGTGGTCTTAAACGAGCCGTTGTGGGCTAAACTCGTCGAGAGGGGTATTGCAGCAGAGCAATTAAAAGTAATTCCAAATGGCGTGATGTTAGCCGATTTCAATGTAAATGAGGCCGAGGTGGAACGAGTGCGGACAAAGTACGGACTTGATAGAAGGCCCACGGTGCTGTTTGCCGGTACGATAACGCCGCGGAAGGGTGTGGAATACCTGCTCCGAGCCGCGGAGCTTTTACAGAACGAAGATGTACTGTTCCTGGTGGTGGGGAACACGAATCTCGATAGCGACTATGCGGAACGGATGAGGGCGTACGCTCAGGAGCGAAAACTCGAAGCGAAATTCACGGGATTCGTGCCTTACGCGGATTTAAAAGCGTTATACGCGGCTTGCGCTGTGTTTGTCCTGCCCTCGTTAGAGGAAGGCTTTGGCGTGGTTCTGACCGAAGCGCTCGCAGCAGGTAAGCCCGTGGTAGGCACGAACGTTGGAGGGATTCCGGCGCAGATACGGGACGGCTGGAACGGGTTTCTGATCGAGTCTGCGAATGCGCAGCAGTTGGCGGAGAAGCTACGGTATTTGATCGATCATCCCGAGGAGAGAAAGGGAATGGGCGATAACAGCAGGAAATTAGCCGAAGAGGAATTCGATTGGCGACAGATCGCCGAAAGGTACTTAAGGGTTTATGCGGAGATAGTGTAA